The Kroppenstedtia pulmonis genome has a segment encoding these proteins:
- a CDS encoding sporulation protein, with translation MTKKTITLTGNKIQSHLQLDQSMLKPGQTLTGNITVTGHTTEQQIQNLEVSLLISAQVKHREYHEPVKTLRIVNTPFILPPEETREWDIRIPLPRTIPVSGNPISFHVESYITLERSTNRLHSRPIQVQLPDQLHKMLYIWKQAGFREHPDSRLFGGTAQEFILVPEPQGEQPLQQCNLIVALEPTGVHLLLFLTMGNESLVFRRNWFLSNPLLDTPKEAAEQLNHLLTETLKHPENYRVNARTPMDRLTGATGSFATGIIGGMILSDRIEDASGKKSREDDRLFTKLFGGGFLFRKRG, from the coding sequence ATGACCAAAAAAACAATTACATTGACCGGAAATAAAATACAGAGCCACCTTCAACTGGATCAGTCCATGTTAAAACCGGGGCAGACCTTAACCGGAAATATCACTGTAACGGGTCATACGACTGAACAACAGATCCAAAATTTGGAGGTCTCTTTGTTAATCTCAGCCCAGGTCAAGCACCGGGAATATCATGAACCCGTTAAAACCCTCCGAATTGTAAATACTCCTTTTATTTTGCCACCTGAGGAAACCCGAGAGTGGGACATTCGGATTCCCTTACCCCGCACAATCCCCGTATCCGGTAATCCGATTTCCTTTCATGTGGAGAGCTACATCACCTTGGAAAGAAGCACAAACCGTTTACATTCCCGACCCATCCAAGTACAACTCCCTGATCAACTTCATAAAATGCTATACATATGGAAACAAGCCGGCTTCCGGGAACATCCTGATTCTCGCCTTTTCGGCGGAACCGCTCAAGAATTTATTCTGGTTCCTGAACCGCAAGGAGAACAGCCCCTGCAACAATGCAATCTGATCGTCGCACTGGAGCCCACAGGTGTCCACTTGCTGTTGTTCCTGACTATGGGCAATGAATCCCTGGTTTTTCGACGGAATTGGTTTCTTTCCAACCCCCTTCTTGACACCCCCAAGGAAGCGGCGGAACAATTGAACCATCTTTTGACGGAAACCCTGAAACATCCTGAAAACTACCGGGTTAACGCCCGCACACCTATGGACCGACTCACTGGAGCTACTGGCAGTTTCGCTACAGGGATTATAGGGGGGATGATTTTATCCGACAGGATCGAAGATGCCTCCGGGAAGAAATCCCGAGAGGATGACCGGCTTTTTACCAAACTGTTCGGGGGAGGATTTCTGTTCAGAAAAAGGGGATAA
- a CDS encoding iron-containing alcohol dehydrogenase, which yields MIRFEQMLDMKEFVMPTVVKSGIGAAKKTGEEVKKLGVTKVMVVTDKGVYNAGMTVPIENSLKESGIDVFVFHEIQGEPDTELIAKGSRAFSEQDCDGLVAIGGGSSMDTAKAIGVEVAHGEPVLHYEASDSGKPLEKRIPPLTTIPTTAGTGSEVTQWAVIKDPVREIKFNTGGPLIPAHLAIIDPELHLSMPAHITAATGIDALSHAIECYTMHQSQPITDAVALMAIEYVAKYIRRAYANGNDLEARYGMAQAAMLAGLSYGSDSAGAAHAMAQTLGGMVPVMHGQCVSAMLPAVMEYNWMGCPDKFARIAQALGVDTNEMTVEEAAKASVVEVEKLVAELKIPTLIEQGVDPQQIDRYAQAAYDDPQTFGNPRIIDLEGYKWIYRRCLGMEESTLY from the coding sequence ATGATTCGTTTTGAACAAATGTTGGATATGAAAGAGTTTGTGATGCCGACAGTGGTAAAATCCGGCATCGGGGCAGCCAAAAAAACCGGGGAAGAGGTGAAAAAGCTTGGTGTGACCAAGGTGATGGTTGTCACAGATAAGGGGGTTTACAACGCCGGAATGACAGTCCCCATCGAAAACAGCTTAAAAGAGTCCGGCATCGATGTGTTTGTGTTTCATGAGATCCAGGGAGAACCGGATACCGAACTGATTGCCAAAGGAAGTCGGGCTTTTTCTGAGCAGGATTGTGACGGGCTGGTAGCGATCGGCGGTGGGAGCTCCATGGATACAGCCAAGGCAATCGGAGTGGAAGTGGCTCATGGAGAACCCGTACTTCACTATGAAGCATCCGATAGCGGTAAACCCCTGGAAAAAAGGATTCCACCTTTGACCACGATTCCCACCACAGCCGGTACAGGCAGTGAGGTGACGCAATGGGCAGTGATCAAGGATCCGGTTCGGGAAATCAAGTTTAATACGGGTGGACCGTTGATTCCGGCTCATTTGGCCATTATCGATCCTGAACTTCACCTGTCGATGCCTGCTCATATTACGGCAGCTACTGGAATTGATGCTTTATCCCATGCCATTGAATGCTATACCATGCACCAGTCCCAGCCTATTACGGATGCGGTGGCTTTGATGGCGATTGAATATGTGGCCAAATACATCCGCAGAGCCTATGCAAACGGTAATGATCTGGAAGCTCGTTATGGTATGGCTCAGGCGGCTATGCTGGCGGGTCTTTCCTATGGAAGTGATTCCGCTGGTGCGGCCCATGCCATGGCCCAGACATTGGGAGGAATGGTGCCGGTGATGCATGGACAATGTGTATCGGCTATGTTGCCTGCCGTAATGGAGTACAATTGGATGGGCTGTCCGGATAAATTTGCCCGAATTGCCCAAGCCCTCGGGGTCGATACGAACGAGATGACCGTTGAAGAAGCGGCCAAAGCGTCTGTGGTTGAAGTGGAAAAATTGGTGGCGGAGTTGAAAATCCCCACTTTGATAGAGCAAGGGGTGGATCCCCAACAGATTGATCGTTATGCTCAGGCGGCATATGATGACCCACAAACCTTCGGAAATCCCCGGATTATTGACCTCGAAGGTTACAAATGGATCTATCGCCGCTGTCTGGGAATGGAGGAATCTACGTTATATTAA
- the gcvT gene encoding glycine cleavage system aminomethyltransferase GcvT, with translation MADLKRTPLYSVYKDEAKLVPFGGWEMPVQFSGIKAEHEAVRTRAGMFDVSHMGEAEVKGSDALELLQRLMTNDVSKLQPGRIQYTAMCYPDGGTVDDLLVYRRGEEDYLLVLNAANIEKDMEWIQKHVSGDVTLRNVSDETALIALQGPQAEKILQRLTESDLSTIKPFHFVDGMKLSGGMEALVSRTGYTGEDGFEIYLSPHDAPKLWHQILEAGQEDGVIPCGLGARDTLRFEARLPLYGNELSADISPLEAGIGFAVKPEKGDFIGREVLAHQKEEGASRKLVGVEMVERGIPRSHYPVYVGDEEVGEITSGTQSPTLKKNMGLALIKREHAQLDNQLDVEIRGKRVAAKIVKTPFYKRPQA, from the coding sequence GTGGCCGATTTAAAACGGACACCGCTTTATTCTGTCTACAAGGATGAAGCGAAGTTGGTTCCCTTTGGAGGATGGGAAATGCCTGTCCAATTTTCCGGTATCAAGGCTGAGCATGAAGCCGTTCGAACCCGGGCCGGTATGTTTGATGTCTCTCATATGGGAGAAGCGGAAGTCAAGGGATCGGATGCTCTGGAGCTCCTGCAAAGACTGATGACCAATGATGTATCCAAACTGCAGCCGGGTCGGATTCAATACACGGCGATGTGTTATCCGGACGGCGGTACAGTCGATGATTTATTGGTATACAGGCGGGGGGAAGAGGACTATCTGCTGGTGCTCAATGCCGCCAATATCGAAAAGGATATGGAATGGATCCAAAAACATGTTTCCGGAGATGTGACTCTTCGTAATGTTTCCGATGAAACAGCACTGATTGCCCTTCAAGGCCCCCAAGCTGAAAAGATATTGCAACGGTTGACGGAAAGCGATCTTTCAACGATCAAACCGTTCCATTTCGTCGATGGTATGAAATTAAGCGGTGGAATGGAAGCTTTGGTATCCCGAACCGGATATACCGGTGAGGATGGGTTTGAAATCTATTTGTCCCCACATGATGCACCAAAATTGTGGCATCAGATTCTGGAGGCAGGTCAGGAAGACGGGGTTATACCCTGTGGTCTGGGGGCCCGGGATACCCTTCGGTTTGAAGCTCGATTGCCCTTGTACGGAAATGAATTGTCCGCTGATATTTCTCCCTTGGAAGCAGGGATCGGTTTTGCTGTGAAACCGGAAAAAGGGGACTTTATCGGTCGGGAAGTACTTGCCCATCAAAAAGAAGAGGGAGCTTCCCGAAAACTGGTGGGAGTGGAAATGGTGGAACGGGGAATCCCACGATCCCACTATCCGGTCTATGTCGGGGATGAAGAAGTCGGTGAAATCACATCAGGCACTCAATCACCAACTTTGAAAAAAAATATGGGTCTTGCGTTGATTAAACGGGAGCACGCTCAACTGGACAATCAGTTGGATGTGGAAATCCGTGGCAAGCGTGTAGCGGCCAAAATTGTGAAGACACCTTTCTATAAACGCCCGCAGGCTTAA
- the gcvPA gene encoding aminomethyl-transferring glycine dehydrogenase subunit GcvPA — MTFRYLPMTEEDRKEMLSVLGIQSVEELFDDIPDSVQYKQRLQIPEALAEPALVRHMASLAGQNYSYDQYTSFLGAGAYEHYIPSVVNHIISRSEFYTAYTPYQPEMSQGELQAIFEFQTMICELTGMDVANSSMYDGPTALAEAAALATAVSRKKKVLVSRGVHPEAREIIRTQSGGLGFEVVEIPCKGGVTDLERLSEEAGPDTAAVLIQSPNFFGNLEDLEKVEPIAHAQKGLFIVSANPVSLGLIKPPGEYGADIVVGDAQPLGIPVQYGGPHCGYFAVTKKLMRKVPGRIVGQTVDENGKRGFVLTLQAREQHIRREKATSNICSNQALNALGAAVWMTALGKQGLQEIARLNLEKAHYARERLSRISGVQPVYDQPFFNEFVLKSDRPVAEVNKELLKHGMIGGYDLGRDDPEMEGMMLLAVTEMRTQEDIEKLARVWEGVS, encoded by the coding sequence ATGACTTTTCGATATCTGCCCATGACGGAGGAAGACCGAAAGGAAATGCTGTCCGTTTTGGGAATACAATCCGTGGAAGAATTATTTGATGACATTCCGGATTCGGTTCAGTACAAACAGCGGCTTCAAATCCCTGAAGCTCTGGCTGAGCCGGCATTGGTACGCCATATGGCAAGTTTGGCAGGTCAAAACTACTCGTATGATCAATACACAAGCTTTCTGGGAGCCGGTGCCTATGAACACTACATCCCCAGTGTGGTGAACCACATCATTTCCCGCTCCGAATTTTATACTGCATACACCCCTTATCAACCGGAGATGAGTCAAGGGGAGCTACAGGCGATTTTTGAGTTTCAAACAATGATCTGTGAATTGACTGGGATGGATGTGGCCAACTCATCGATGTATGACGGTCCTACAGCACTGGCTGAGGCGGCGGCTTTGGCTACTGCGGTCAGTCGCAAAAAGAAAGTCCTGGTATCCCGTGGTGTCCATCCAGAGGCTCGGGAGATCATCCGAACGCAATCCGGGGGATTGGGATTTGAAGTGGTGGAGATCCCCTGTAAGGGAGGAGTTACTGACCTGGAGCGACTGTCGGAGGAGGCAGGTCCGGATACAGCCGCTGTTCTCATTCAATCTCCTAACTTTTTTGGAAACCTGGAGGATTTGGAGAAGGTGGAGCCGATTGCCCACGCTCAGAAGGGATTGTTCATTGTCAGTGCCAATCCCGTCTCCTTGGGTCTGATCAAACCTCCTGGAGAATATGGAGCGGATATTGTCGTAGGGGATGCTCAACCTCTGGGTATTCCGGTGCAATATGGCGGTCCACACTGTGGGTACTTTGCCGTCACCAAGAAGTTGATGAGAAAGGTACCCGGCCGGATTGTGGGACAGACTGTGGATGAAAACGGAAAACGGGGATTTGTTCTGACCCTTCAGGCCAGGGAACAACATATCCGTCGGGAAAAAGCTACATCCAACATCTGCTCCAACCAAGCTTTAAATGCATTGGGAGCGGCAGTATGGATGACGGCTCTCGGAAAACAGGGATTGCAGGAAATAGCTCGTCTCAATCTGGAAAAAGCTCATTATGCCAGGGAACGTCTGAGTCGTATTTCCGGTGTGCAACCCGTTTATGATCAGCCTTTCTTCAATGAGTTTGTCTTGAAATCGGATCGTCCGGTGGCTGAAGTGAACAAGGAACTTTTGAAACACGGAATGATCGGCGGATATGACTTGGGACGAGATGATCCTGAGATGGAGGGTATGATGCTTCTGGCAGTAACGGAGATGCGTACCCAAGAGGACATCGAAAAGCTGGCCCGTGTATGGGAGGGAGTATCATGA
- the betB gene encoding betaine-aldehyde dehydrogenase yields the protein MKKMYIQGKWVAARSGEKRNIINPSNQEIIAVVPEGDRHDARLGIQAARKAFDDGDWPHLPASERGMKLYHIADLIDRYHEDLARLETMDTGKTLVESRADMEDISGVFRFYAGLADKDGGEMIDSPIPNTVSRVVREPVGVAGMITPWNYPLLQASWKLAPALGAGCTMVLKPSEITPLTTLKIAELIAEAGLPEGVVNIVTGPGATVGAELAESLEVDLISFTGGVETGRKIMKAASGNMKKIALELGGKNPNVVFADCDFETVVDYAMNAVYFHAGQVCSAGTRLIVEEDLHDKLVDELVKRVKRIRLGNGLDESTQVGPLISAEHRAKVEAYIEIGIKEGAKLLVGGQRPVGVEYEQGFFLEPAIFDQCDTTMRIVQEETFGPIMTIETFKTEEEAIRLANDSVYGLAGAVWTRDLNRAERFSKALRMGTVWINDFHPYFPQAPWGGYKQSGIGRELGKIGLEEYTEQKHIFQNLNPQPMGWFS from the coding sequence CTGAAAAAAATGTACATCCAAGGGAAGTGGGTAGCAGCCCGTTCCGGGGAAAAACGGAACATCATCAATCCCAGTAACCAAGAGATAATCGCTGTTGTCCCTGAAGGAGACCGTCATGATGCGAGGCTGGGAATACAGGCAGCCCGAAAGGCCTTTGATGATGGTGACTGGCCACACCTACCCGCATCAGAAAGAGGAATGAAACTTTATCACATAGCTGACCTGATTGACCGATATCATGAAGATTTGGCTCGCTTGGAAACAATGGATACCGGTAAAACCCTCGTGGAAAGTCGTGCTGATATGGAGGATATATCTGGGGTTTTTCGATTTTATGCCGGATTGGCGGATAAAGATGGGGGTGAAATGATCGATTCGCCGATACCGAATACCGTTAGTCGGGTGGTTCGGGAGCCGGTAGGAGTTGCAGGAATGATTACTCCCTGGAATTATCCCTTGTTGCAAGCTTCCTGGAAACTGGCTCCGGCTTTGGGGGCAGGTTGCACCATGGTGTTAAAGCCCAGTGAGATAACCCCTTTGACTACCTTGAAGATAGCAGAGCTAATCGCCGAAGCGGGTCTTCCTGAAGGAGTCGTCAATATTGTTACCGGACCTGGAGCCACGGTAGGGGCGGAGCTGGCGGAGTCTTTGGAAGTGGATCTCATCTCCTTTACCGGAGGAGTGGAAACCGGACGAAAGATTATGAAAGCCGCCTCGGGAAACATGAAGAAAATTGCGTTGGAACTGGGGGGCAAGAACCCCAATGTGGTATTTGCCGATTGCGACTTTGAAACGGTCGTGGATTATGCGATGAACGCTGTTTATTTTCACGCCGGTCAGGTTTGCTCAGCCGGCACCCGCTTGATTGTGGAGGAGGATCTCCATGACAAGCTGGTGGATGAGCTGGTGAAACGGGTGAAGAGAATCAGACTGGGGAACGGTCTGGATGAATCCACCCAGGTCGGTCCTCTCATTTCTGCAGAACACCGGGCCAAAGTGGAAGCATATATTGAAATCGGAATAAAAGAAGGTGCCAAGCTGCTAGTTGGAGGTCAAAGACCCGTCGGTGTCGAGTATGAACAAGGATTTTTCCTCGAGCCGGCCATTTTTGATCAATGTGATACCACAATGCGAATTGTACAAGAGGAGACCTTTGGTCCTATTATGACCATCGAAACTTTTAAAACGGAGGAAGAGGCGATTCGCTTGGCCAATGATTCCGTATATGGTCTTGCCGGTGCTGTCTGGACCCGGGATCTCAATCGGGCAGAGCGGTTCAGTAAGGCACTGCGGATGGGAACTGTTTGGATCAACGACTTTCATCCTTATTTTCCCCAAGCACCCTGGGGTGGATATAAACAGTCCGGAATCGGTCGGGAACTTGGGAAAATAGGATTGGAAGAGTATACAGAACAGAAGCATATTTTTCAAAACCTAAATCCTCAACCCATGGGTTGGTTTTCATAA
- a CDS encoding DEAD/DEAH box helicase: MNSVPIRIDRTWLKSFQKHLETDSGWSTWEQFQLALEAAQAQAITDFDILQCLHTITGFTPLPHQIETAKRVMGEMRGRAILADEVGLGKTIEAGLILKEYMLRGLVKKALILVPSSLVLQWTRELNQKFQIPAVAQKKEWMWDQYDILVASIDTAKRNPHREKVLKKHYDLLIVDEAHKLKNRRTKNWQFINEVRKKYSLLLTATPMQNDLHELYNLVTLLKPGQLGQHTSFNTQYVAGKRKPKNEAQLRKEIQHVMIRNKRSDGHIHFTSRKVHTVAISLSKEERELYDGITQFVREQYRKEGKIKNILSLITLQKEACSSRDAAFLTLFKLFKKGEKGQEEISPEVYHLVELLRRVKTQSKVEKAIELIRSIPEKVILFTEYRATQDLLLRSLAENGIQGVPYRGGFARNKKDWMMELFRNRAKVMVATEAGGEGINLQFCHHIINYDLPWNPMRVEQRIGRVHRLGQTEDVTIYNFSTENTIEEHILWLLHEKIDLFHMVIGELETILERMEIQEELEDNLMNIMLESEDESEIRKRLTDLGDRIRQVQQEVVQSGGTMNGS, from the coding sequence ATGAATTCAGTGCCCATCCGAATCGATCGTACCTGGTTGAAATCCTTTCAGAAACATTTGGAAACCGACAGCGGGTGGTCCACATGGGAGCAATTTCAGTTGGCCCTGGAGGCTGCACAGGCCCAAGCGATTACCGACTTTGACATCTTACAATGTTTACACACCATTACCGGATTTACACCCCTTCCCCATCAGATTGAAACCGCTAAACGGGTAATGGGTGAAATGAGAGGCCGGGCTATTTTAGCTGATGAAGTAGGGTTGGGAAAAACCATTGAAGCCGGACTGATTTTGAAAGAATATATGCTACGGGGATTGGTGAAAAAGGCTTTAATTCTGGTTCCTTCTTCCCTTGTTTTACAGTGGACACGGGAACTGAACCAAAAGTTCCAGATCCCTGCAGTGGCACAAAAAAAGGAATGGATGTGGGACCAGTATGACATTCTGGTCGCCTCCATCGATACCGCCAAACGGAATCCTCATCGTGAAAAGGTCCTGAAAAAACACTATGATCTCTTAATCGTGGATGAAGCTCATAAGCTGAAAAACCGCCGAACAAAAAACTGGCAGTTTATCAACGAAGTGCGGAAAAAATATTCCTTACTGCTAACCGCAACGCCCATGCAAAACGATCTCCATGAATTGTATAACCTGGTCACGTTGCTTAAGCCGGGACAATTGGGACAGCACACTTCCTTTAACACCCAATATGTAGCCGGAAAACGTAAGCCAAAAAACGAAGCGCAGTTAAGAAAAGAAATCCAACATGTCATGATCCGCAACAAACGAAGCGACGGACATATCCACTTTACCAGTCGTAAGGTGCATACCGTAGCGATCTCTCTTTCAAAAGAGGAACGGGAGCTTTATGACGGGATCACTCAATTTGTCAGGGAACAGTATAGAAAGGAAGGAAAAATAAAAAACATTCTCTCTCTGATCACCTTGCAAAAAGAAGCTTGCAGCAGTCGAGATGCCGCCTTTCTCACTCTCTTTAAACTGTTTAAGAAGGGAGAGAAGGGACAAGAGGAGATATCACCGGAAGTTTATCATCTGGTGGAGCTTCTGCGGCGGGTTAAAACCCAGTCCAAAGTGGAAAAAGCAATTGAGCTGATCCGTAGCATTCCGGAAAAGGTGATCCTTTTTACTGAATACCGGGCGACACAGGACCTGCTCTTGCGCTCCCTGGCTGAAAATGGCATTCAGGGGGTACCTTATCGCGGCGGCTTTGCCCGGAATAAAAAAGACTGGATGATGGAGCTTTTCCGGAATCGGGCCAAAGTAATGGTGGCTACAGAGGCTGGAGGAGAGGGGATCAATCTGCAATTTTGTCACCATATTATCAATTACGATTTACCCTGGAATCCGATGCGAGTGGAACAGCGTATCGGACGGGTACATCGTTTGGGACAAACCGAAGATGTTACCATCTACAATTTTTCAACGGAAAATACCATTGAAGAACATATCCTTTGGTTGCTACACGAAAAAATCGATCTATTTCATATGGTCATCGGTGAATTGGAAACCATTCTGGAACGCATGGAAATTCAGGAAGAGTTAGAAGATAATCTGATGAATATCATGCTGGAATCGGAAGATGAATCAGAGATTCGAAAGCGGCTAACCGATTTGGGAGACCGGATCCGCCAAGTTCAACAAGAAGTCGTACAAAGTGGAGGAACGATGAATGGGTCCTGA
- the gcvPB gene encoding aminomethyl-transferring glycine dehydrogenase subunit GcvPB: MSETKALIFEMSKPGRVAYSLPESDVPRKEIGDLLPESMLRETPAELPEVSELDLIRHYTELSRRNHGIDNGFYPLGSCTMKYNPKVNEDVVRYPGFAKIHPYQPEETVQGALQLMYELQQDLAEITGMDRITLQPAAGAQGEWTGLMMIKAYHQSRGDTKRNKVIVPDSAHGTNPASATVAGFEAITVPSNEEGLVSVSSLKEVVGEDTAALMLTNPNTLGLFEREIKEIADIVHEAGGLIYYDGANANAILGKARPGDMGFDVVHLNLHKTFTTPHGGGGPGAGPVGVKDILAPFLPVPIVEKGENGYYLHGDIPQSIGRVKAFNGNFGMLVRAYTYIRTMGPDGLQQVSEDAVLNANYLMKKLEPYYDVPYPQHCKHEFVLSGSRQKKLGVRTLDMAKRLLDFGIHPPTIYFPLIVDECMMIEPTETESKETLDNFVDVMIRIAKEAEENPEVIQEAPHHTVVKRLDEVTAARKPVLRWEK; encoded by the coding sequence ATGAGCGAAACCAAAGCTTTGATCTTCGAAATGAGCAAACCGGGCCGGGTTGCCTACAGTTTGCCGGAATCCGATGTTCCCCGCAAGGAAATTGGAGATCTGTTGCCGGAGAGTATGTTACGGGAAACACCTGCAGAGCTTCCGGAAGTGTCGGAACTGGATTTGATCCGCCATTATACAGAACTGTCCCGACGTAACCACGGAATCGACAATGGTTTTTATCCCCTTGGTTCTTGTACCATGAAATACAATCCGAAAGTAAACGAAGATGTTGTCCGTTATCCGGGATTCGCCAAAATCCATCCCTATCAACCGGAAGAGACGGTACAGGGTGCTTTGCAGTTGATGTATGAATTGCAACAAGATTTGGCGGAGATTACCGGAATGGATCGGATTACGTTGCAACCAGCCGCCGGTGCACAGGGAGAATGGACGGGTCTGATGATGATCAAGGCATATCATCAGAGTCGGGGAGATACGAAGCGGAATAAAGTAATCGTACCGGATTCCGCCCACGGAACAAATCCTGCCAGTGCAACAGTAGCCGGTTTCGAAGCAATTACAGTGCCATCCAATGAAGAGGGTTTGGTAAGTGTTTCATCCTTGAAAGAAGTGGTGGGAGAGGATACGGCAGCGCTGATGCTGACCAATCCCAACACCTTGGGCTTGTTTGAACGGGAAATCAAGGAAATTGCAGATATTGTCCATGAAGCCGGTGGACTGATCTATTACGATGGGGCGAATGCCAATGCCATTTTGGGCAAAGCCCGGCCAGGAGACATGGGTTTTGATGTTGTTCATCTCAATTTGCACAAAACCTTTACCACCCCTCATGGCGGTGGAGGGCCGGGAGCCGGTCCCGTCGGCGTGAAAGATATTCTTGCTCCTTTTCTCCCGGTACCGATCGTGGAAAAAGGAGAAAATGGCTATTACTTACATGGAGATATTCCACAATCCATCGGTCGGGTGAAAGCGTTTAATGGGAACTTTGGCATGTTAGTTCGGGCCTATACGTATATCCGGACGATGGGGCCGGATGGTTTGCAACAGGTATCCGAAGATGCCGTACTGAATGCCAACTATTTGATGAAAAAATTGGAACCCTACTATGATGTGCCTTATCCACAACACTGCAAACATGAATTTGTCCTGTCAGGCAGTCGCCAGAAAAAACTGGGAGTTCGAACCTTGGATATGGCAAAGCGTTTGCTGGATTTTGGTATTCATCCGCCAACCATTTACTTCCCTTTGATTGTGGATGAATGTATGATGATTGAGCCCACAGAGACAGAGAGCAAGGAAACCCTGGATAATTTTGTCGACGTGATGATCCGGATTGCCAAGGAGGCTGAAGAGAATCCGGAAGTCATCCAGGAAGCTCCTCACCATACGGTGGTAAAACGATTGGATGAGGTAACTGCAGCCCGGAAGCCGGTTCTGCGGTGGGAAAAATAA
- a CDS encoding N-acetylmuramoyl-L-alanine amidase, giving the protein MVKVVIDPGHGGTDSGAVNGSYREKDFTLQIGLKVRDYLLSNYNVEVLMTRTTDKTVSLGERTNYANNQNANYFCSIHINAGGGTGWESYIYNGSVSDKTIAAQNTIHSTVMGVIGSKYGVRDRGKKRANFHVLRESKMEAILLENLFIDTTADLNLLKSSAFITDLSNAIGEGIAKALSLSGGGGTPGKLYKVIAGSFQERQNAVNRQNFLADNGIEAAITTVTVSGKTYYRVQAGAFKDKANAEARLNQVKALGITDAFILYE; this is encoded by the coding sequence ATGGTGAAAGTAGTCATTGATCCTGGACATGGCGGAACGGATTCCGGAGCTGTTAATGGAAGTTATCGAGAAAAGGATTTCACATTGCAAATCGGCTTGAAGGTCAGAGATTACCTGCTGAGCAACTACAACGTAGAAGTACTGATGACGCGAACAACTGATAAAACGGTAAGTTTGGGTGAACGAACCAACTATGCAAACAATCAAAATGCCAATTACTTCTGTTCCATTCATATCAATGCCGGGGGAGGAACAGGATGGGAGAGCTATATTTATAATGGAAGCGTTTCCGATAAAACCATTGCTGCCCAAAATACGATTCATTCAACTGTGATGGGAGTCATCGGAAGCAAGTATGGAGTTCGTGATCGTGGCAAGAAACGAGCTAACTTTCATGTCCTGCGAGAGTCCAAGATGGAAGCAATCTTGCTGGAAAATTTGTTCATCGACACAACGGCGGATCTTAACTTGCTGAAAAGTAGCGCTTTCATCACCGATCTGTCCAATGCCATTGGTGAAGGAATCGCCAAAGCTCTGTCTCTGTCAGGAGGCGGTGGCACACCGGGAAAGTTGTACAAGGTGATTGCCGGTTCCTTTCAGGAAAGACAAAATGCCGTTAATCGCCAAAATTTTCTTGCAGATAACGGAATCGAAGCCGCAATCACAACGGTTACTGTCTCCGGTAAAACCTATTATCGGGTGCAAGCAGGTGCCTTTAAGGATAAAGCGAATGCGGAAGCCCGGTTGAACCAAGTAAAAGCCTTGGGGATTACCGATGCGTTTATTTTGTATGAGTAA
- a CDS encoding YqhG family protein, protein MGPDEVKTFTERYMESLNCHILEQSPHHLEVQLSVEADKDLIHRPFYWMYVEKMGLPPNPSRLAFTFTPDQAPPGVRGELLSFGSPRFTHILNSARKNGQFVRLYEDTPHRVRYTGRSRAYEPWLGIQYQISYICDQKKDEILSQGIHLRSGETVTEFYDKISNRNWSSKLPTYRHILPPLLSIPEAVGELEYALEGYIQSQDLNWARSAKDLLDAELQRIHAYYPDEWRMSDELHAEKKQRIREAVWQYHPRVEVETVNAGLFFLDEGSISLSPAEK, encoded by the coding sequence ATGGGTCCTGATGAAGTAAAAACCTTTACCGAGCGATATATGGAATCTCTTAACTGTCACATTTTGGAGCAGTCCCCTCACCATCTGGAAGTTCAACTCTCCGTGGAAGCGGACAAAGATCTCATCCACCGCCCTTTTTATTGGATGTATGTTGAGAAGATGGGGTTGCCTCCCAACCCCTCCCGACTGGCTTTCACTTTTACCCCGGACCAAGCCCCTCCAGGAGTTCGGGGTGAACTGTTGTCCTTCGGATCTCCCCGTTTTACCCATATACTCAATTCCGCCCGAAAAAATGGACAATTTGTCCGTCTTTACGAAGATACGCCTCATCGAGTCCGGTACACGGGACGATCCCGGGCTTATGAGCCATGGTTGGGAATCCAGTATCAGATTTCTTATATCTGCGACCAAAAAAAGGATGAAATCCTGTCCCAGGGCATCCATCTGCGGAGCGGCGAAACCGTGACGGAGTTTTATGATAAAATATCAAACCGCAACTGGTCTTCCAAATTGCCTACCTATCGACATATTCTTCCGCCATTGTTGTCCATACCTGAAGCAGTGGGGGAGTTGGAGTATGCCCTGGAGGGGTATATTCAATCCCAGGACCTAAATTGGGCACGGTCCGCCAAGGATTTATTGGACGCAGAACTGCAGAGAATCCATGCTTATTATCCCGATGAATGGCGAATGAGTGATGAATTGCATGCAGAAAAAAAACAGCGAATCCGAGAAGCAGTATGGCAATATCATCCCCGTGTGGAAGTGGAGACAGTAAATGCCGGACTCTTTTTTCTGGATGAAGGGTCCATCTCCCTAAGTCCTGCAGAAAAATAA